Proteins from one Malaya genurostris strain Urasoe2022 chromosome 2, Malgen_1.1, whole genome shotgun sequence genomic window:
- the LOC131431013 gene encoding dolichol-phosphate mannosyltransferase subunit 1 produces MTANKYSILLPTYNERDNLPIIVWLIVKYMTEANIDYEIIVIDDGSPDGTLDVAKQLQRIYEDRILLRPRASKLGLGTAYIHGIEHANGNFIIIMDADLSHHPKFIPKFIELQQTKNLDIVTGTRYNGDGGVYGWDFKRKLISRGANFLSQLLLRPNVSDLTGSFRLYKKDVLRKLISRCTSKGYVFQMEMIVRARQLNYTVGEVPISFVDRVYGQSKLGGSEIIQFAKNLLYLFATT; encoded by the exons ATGACCGCTAATAAATATTCCATTCTATTGCCAACGTACAACGAGAGAGACAATTTACCCATTATAGTCTGGTTAATCGTGAAGTATATGACAGAAGC AAATATCGATTACGAGATAATTGTAATTGATGACGGGAGTCCTGATGGCACCCTGGATGTCGCCAAACAGCTGCAGCGAATATATGAAGATCGAATTCTCCTAAGACCTAGGGCCTCAAAACTGGGACTTGGAACAGCCTACATACATGGCATAGAGCATGCCAACGGAAACTTCATTATAATCATGGATGCTGATTTAAGTCATCAT CCTAAATTCATTCCCAAGTTCATCGAACTTCAGCAAACGAAAAATCTCGACATTGTAACCGGTACACGATACAACGGTGACGGAGGTGTTTACGGATGGGATTTCAAACGGAAACTGATTTCACGAGGAGCTAACTTCTTATCTCAGCTATTGCTAAGACCGAATGTGTCAGATCTAACTGGTTCTTTCAGATTGTATAAAAAGGATGTACTGCGGAAACTCATTTCGCGTTGCACCTCGAAGGGTTACGTCTTCCAGATGGAAATGATTGTCCGAGCTCGTCAGCTGAATTATACCGTAGGTGAAGTGCCAATTTCTTTTGTAGATCGTGTTTATGGCCAGTCCAAACTAGGTGGGTCGGAGATAATTCAATTTGCTAAGAATTTGTTGTATCTGTTTGCTACCACGTGA
- the LOC131431014 gene encoding NADH dehydrogenase [ubiquinone] 1 beta subcomplex subunit 9 — MSAPSAAVIAHTKRVCSLYKKSLRSLECWYDRRHIFRYQATLMRARFDKHKNEKDPVKISQLLVDGERELFETQHFQPRKFAMSPGGVAFEREVIPPDWVLDYWHPLEKAQYPEYFARREKRKQEYVVWWEKQYGKSPASDSHH, encoded by the exons ATGTCGGCACCATCGGCAGCGGTAATAGCACACACCAAGCGGGTTTGTTCACTGTATAAAAAATCGCTGCGTAGTCTGGAATGTTGGTACGATCGCAG ACATATTTTCCGCTATCAGGCTACGTTGATGCGTGCCCGCTTTGATAAACACAAAAACGAAAAGGACCCGGTAAAAATTTCCCAACTACTGGTTGATGGCGAACGGGAGCTGTTTGAAACGCAGCATTTCCAGCCTAGAAAAT TCGCGATGTCACCAGGCGGTGTTGCCTTCGAACGCGAGGTGATCCCACCGGATTGGGTTCTAGACTATTGGCATCCACTAGAAAAGGCTCAATACCCGGAATACTTTGCTCGCCGTGAGAAACGCAAGCAGGAATACGTAGTTTGGTGGGAAAAGCAGTACGGAAAATCGCCCGCCAGCGACTCACATCATTAA
- the LOC131431015 gene encoding centrosomal protein of 104 kDa isoform X3 — MAKKIPFKVVFASDEDSEYPASELNSHSPTVHGWRSNLTSPVSPKEIVLRFFNPARIVRIQVLAHQYYIPERIELWLHYSSKSAPSTPSSQSFDYMGFVALSDNSSTNYASRELQSVTVAPKVGSHLKLRLGPPFQNRFNENNQVALLAINILGEELSNEELASIQSNSALLNVTPTNVETLTNTLASACDDLSYSMYVEESICDVVRKMETLKLQAVQDERFEYARKLKLCMTALRTAGERLGRYALAKRQAVQQEDFSTARLRKEQIEMYRKAVFDQLKVDTLLQNDKSMTSNDSCSELYASKPTLPSPPSLQDVASALSESSLPIMAEVAVKQQSLLDTIDSMTTSSAASTSALSKTVEVPTCKSQHNLTRPEDIPNSPLLSHKGRSPMRSPTNTGSLRRRNKSAPRNSYEDYDERAISTLRHSHTNDFLRECQGTAMIESESGKVRSKLNDREKRQAALPILIFGMELVELIYSRQFTDREEGLVRLRSILKRDGEDVHSTGPGKICRSATLLLHRGVRDAVFSVFSQATETVRVLFMEFVPNRVSPSEVSRSVDRLLPELLSKSGDPSARVHTLAQHTILSIAACQEVRDQHLIAPALSRPVGSGTHPRLALSRMQMLEQLVLSQGISSDKQSGLACRTLSESGCSGIHHPAESVRKVAERVLLLVYKVNPRLVRKQLPPDDDITRRNLLYRQLFTEFDKIDLQRKKEMLESKQFSGPTTFAGICSPPMSNSSKNSPPVEIRSRGLRHDSAGGGGRSIDSNSSPVRRPDSAGIIKSKSGHAIGHHHHWSGEDRFESSYYEKPDCNGKDLDGKMKQTLSQPKTMIYDSITGFMGSENGGASSRKSSNSDSFEGSDNEIRCPFCDWICHGDPTQLDKHYWKSCPVLTKCPQCSQILEVAALTPHLINECEAKTSYVTCERCTESVHKDLYEYHMMEDFCRELTTGAARCPLCHDDVLLPLDGGWKRHLLSRSGCLGNSRRRAKV, encoded by the exons ATGGCCAAGAAGATACCATTCAAAGTGGTGTTTGCCTCAG ATGAGGACTCTGAGTATCCTGCTAGTGAGTTGAACAGTCACAGCCCGACGGTGCACGGATGGCGTTCGAATCTCACCAGCCCGGTGTCaccaaaagaaattgttttgcgATTCTTCAACCCAGCCCGGATAGTGCGAATACAGGTGCTGGCACATCAGTACTATATTC CGGAACGCATCGAGTTGTGGTTACACTATTCATCGAAGAGTGCGCCAAGTACTCCGTCCAGTCAGAGCTTTGATTATATGGGCTTCGTGGCGCTGTCCGATAACTCGAGTACCAATTATGCTTCTCGTGAGCTGCAAAGTGTTACGGTCGCACCAAAAGTAGGTTCGCATTTGAAACTGCGACTGGGACCTCCGTTTCAGAATAGGTTCAACGAAAATAATCAAGTGGCACTGCTCGCTATAAACATTCTGGGCGAAGAACTATCGAATGAGGAGTTAGCGTCGATTCAGTCCAACTCAGCGCTTCTCAATGTTACGCCAACGAACGTTGAAACACTTACCAATACACTAGCTTCGGCATGTGACGATTTATCGTACTCGATGTATGTAGAGGAGAGTATCTGTGATGTAGTACGAAAGATGGAAACATTGAAGCTGCAAGCTGTGCAAG ATGAACGTTTCGAATATGCACGGAAACTGAAACTATGCATGACAGCATTGCGAACAGCAGGTGAACGGCTTGGTCGGTATGCTCTAGCGAAACGTCAAGCAGTTCAGCAGGAAGACTTCAGTACAGCTCGTCTCCGCAAAGAGCAAATCGAAATGTATAGGAAAGCCGTTTTCGATCAATTGAAGGTAGACACTCTCCTACAGAATGATAAGAGTATGACAAGTAACGATTCCTGTTCGGAATTGTATGCATCTAAACCGACGCTGCCTTCACCTCCCAGCTTACAAGATGTAGCAAGTGCTTTATCCGAGAGTTCCTTGCCAATCATGGCAGAGGTAGCTGTTAAACAACAATCGTTATTAGATACGATCGATTCGATGACCACTAGTTCAGCCGCTTCTACTTCAGCACTGagtaaaacagtggaggtgccaACCtgtaagtctcagcataacctTACCAGACCTGAAGATATTCCGAACTCGCCTCTGTTGAGCCACAAGGGGCGCAGCCCAATGCGTTCGCCTACCAATACGGGCTCGTTGCGTCGCCGCAACAAAAGCGCTCCTCGCAACAGCTACGAAGACTACGATGAACGAGCGATCTCTACTTTAAGGCA TTCCCATACGAACGATTTCTTGAGAGAATGCCAGGGAACAGCAATGATTGAAAGCGAATCAGGAAAGGTGCGTTCAAAGTTAAACGATCGAGAGAAACGACAGGCTGCTCTACCAATCTTAATTTTCGGGATGGAACTGGTGGAGTTGATCTATTCGCGACAGTTCACTGATCGTGAAGAAGGACTTGTGAGACTTCGAAGTATTCTGAAGCGTGACGGCGAGGACGTTCACTCGACGGGTCCCGGTAAGATATGCCGAAGTGCTACCCTGTTGCTTCATCGTGGTGTCCGGGATGCGGTGTTTTCCGTATTTAGTCAAGCGACTGAAACCGTAAGGGTATTATTCATGGAATTTGTGCCAAACCG TGTTTCGCCTAGCGAAGTTTCTCGATCGGTTGATCGACTTTTACCGGAGTTGTTATCTAAAAGTGGGGACCCATCGGCTAGGGTACATACGCTAGCTCAACATACGATTTTGAGTATCGCGGCATGTCAAGAGGTAAGAGATCAACATCTGATCGCTCCAGCCTTGTCCAGGCCAGTTGGAAGCGGAACGCATCCACGTTTGGCTCTCAGCCGTATGCAGATGTTGGAACAGTTAGTTCTTAGTCAAGGAATCTCCAGCGATAAACAGAGTGGTTTGGCATGTAGGACACTGTCCGAATCGGGGTGCTCTGGAATTCATCATCCAGCGGAATCGGTTAGAAAGGTTGCCGAACGTGTGCTTCTCTTAGTTTATAAGGTAAATCCTAGGTTGGTGAGGAAGCAGTTGCCTCCAGATGATGATATTACTCGAAGAAACCTACTTTACAGACAACTGTTTACGGAGTTTGATAAAATAGATCTACAG CGAAAAAAAGAAATGTTAGAAAGCAAACAATTCAGCGGACCGACAACGTTCGCAGGCATTTGCTCTCCACCAATGTCGAACAGCTCGAAGAATTCACCACCGGTAGAAATTCGTAGTCGAGGGCTACGACATGACAGTGCAGGAGGAGGCGGGCGATCGATT GATTCCAACTCTAGTCCGGTACGACGTCCAGATTCGGCCGGAATCATCAAAAGCAAAAGTGGTCACGCAATTGGTCACCATCATCACTGGTCTGGCGAAGATAGGTTCGAAAGTTCCTACTACGAGAAGCCGGACTGCAACGGGAAGGATTTGGATGGGAAAATGAAGCAAACTTTGAGTCAACCGAAAACAATGATTTATGACAGTATTACAGGATTCATGGGCTCGGAAAATGGCGGCGCTAGTTCGAGGAAGAGTTCGAACTCGGATTCGTTTGAGGGAAGCGATAATGAGAT ACGTTGTCCATTTTGTGACTGGATTTGTCACGGTGATCCTACTCAGCTAGATAAGCACTATTGGAAGTCTTGCCCAGTGCTGACTAAGTGCCCACAGTGCAGTCAGATACTGGAGGTAGCGGCATTGACACCTCACTTAATTA ACGAATGCGAAGCAAAAACTAGCTACGTGACCTGCGAACGTTGTACGGAGTCGGTTCATAAAGATCTGTACGAATATCATATGATGGAGGACTTTTGCCGAG AACTAACAACTGGAGCCGCTCGGTGCCCACTATGCCATGACGATGTGTTGTTGCCTTTGGACGGAGGATGGAAACGTCATCTGCTCAGCCGTTCGGGCTGTTTGGGAAATTCTCGTAGGCGTGCTAAAGTTTAA
- the LOC131431015 gene encoding centrosomal protein of 104 kDa isoform X1: MAKKIPFKVVFASDEDSEYPASELNSHSPTVHGWRSNLTSPVSPKEIVLRFFNPARIVRIQVLAHQYYIPERIELWLHYSSKSAPSTPSSQSFDYMGFVALSDNSSTNYASRELQSVTVAPKVGSHLKLRLGPPFQNRFNENNQVALLAINILGEELSNEELASIQSNSALLNVTPTNVETLTNTLASACDDLSYSMYVEESICDVVRKMETLKLQAVQDERFEYARKLKLCMTALRTAGERLGRYALAKRQAVQQEDFSTARLRKEQIEMYRKAVFDQLKVDTLLQNDKSMTSNDSCSELYASKPTLPSPPSLQDVASALSESSLPIMAEVAVKQQSLLDTIDSMTTSSAASTSALSKTVEVPTCKSQHNLTRPEDIPNSPLLSHKGRSPMRSPTNTGSLRRRNKSAPRNSYEDYDERAISTLRHSHTNDFLRECQGTAMIESESGKVRSKLNDREKRQAALPILIFGMELVELIYSRQFTDREEGLVRLRSILKRDGEDVHSTGPGKICRSATLLLHRGVRDAVFSVFSQATETVRVLFMEFVPNRVSPSEVSRSVDRLLPELLSKSGDPSARVHTLAQHTILSIAACQEVRDQHLIAPALSRPVGSGTHPRLALSRMQMLEQLVLSQGISSDKQSGLACRTLSESGCSGIHHPAESVRKVAERVLLLVYKVNPRLVRKQLPPDDDITRRNLLYRQLFTEFDKIDLQRKKEMLESKQFSGPTTFAGICSPPMSNSSKNSPPVEIRSRGLRHDSAGGGGRSIVSFSDGIHSSWQSELSSLKLQDSNSSPVRRPDSAGIIKSKSGHAIGHHHHWSGEDRFESSYYEKPDCNGKDLDGKMKQTLSQPKTMIYDSITGFMGSENGGASSRKSSNSDSFEGSDNEIRCPFCDWICHGDPTQLDKHYWKSCPVLTKCPQCSQILEVAALTPHLINECEAKTSYVTCERCTESVHKDLYEYHMMEDFCRELTTGAARCPLCHDDVLLPLDGGWKRHLLSRSGCLGNSRRRAKV, from the exons ATGGCCAAGAAGATACCATTCAAAGTGGTGTTTGCCTCAG ATGAGGACTCTGAGTATCCTGCTAGTGAGTTGAACAGTCACAGCCCGACGGTGCACGGATGGCGTTCGAATCTCACCAGCCCGGTGTCaccaaaagaaattgttttgcgATTCTTCAACCCAGCCCGGATAGTGCGAATACAGGTGCTGGCACATCAGTACTATATTC CGGAACGCATCGAGTTGTGGTTACACTATTCATCGAAGAGTGCGCCAAGTACTCCGTCCAGTCAGAGCTTTGATTATATGGGCTTCGTGGCGCTGTCCGATAACTCGAGTACCAATTATGCTTCTCGTGAGCTGCAAAGTGTTACGGTCGCACCAAAAGTAGGTTCGCATTTGAAACTGCGACTGGGACCTCCGTTTCAGAATAGGTTCAACGAAAATAATCAAGTGGCACTGCTCGCTATAAACATTCTGGGCGAAGAACTATCGAATGAGGAGTTAGCGTCGATTCAGTCCAACTCAGCGCTTCTCAATGTTACGCCAACGAACGTTGAAACACTTACCAATACACTAGCTTCGGCATGTGACGATTTATCGTACTCGATGTATGTAGAGGAGAGTATCTGTGATGTAGTACGAAAGATGGAAACATTGAAGCTGCAAGCTGTGCAAG ATGAACGTTTCGAATATGCACGGAAACTGAAACTATGCATGACAGCATTGCGAACAGCAGGTGAACGGCTTGGTCGGTATGCTCTAGCGAAACGTCAAGCAGTTCAGCAGGAAGACTTCAGTACAGCTCGTCTCCGCAAAGAGCAAATCGAAATGTATAGGAAAGCCGTTTTCGATCAATTGAAGGTAGACACTCTCCTACAGAATGATAAGAGTATGACAAGTAACGATTCCTGTTCGGAATTGTATGCATCTAAACCGACGCTGCCTTCACCTCCCAGCTTACAAGATGTAGCAAGTGCTTTATCCGAGAGTTCCTTGCCAATCATGGCAGAGGTAGCTGTTAAACAACAATCGTTATTAGATACGATCGATTCGATGACCACTAGTTCAGCCGCTTCTACTTCAGCACTGagtaaaacagtggaggtgccaACCtgtaagtctcagcataacctTACCAGACCTGAAGATATTCCGAACTCGCCTCTGTTGAGCCACAAGGGGCGCAGCCCAATGCGTTCGCCTACCAATACGGGCTCGTTGCGTCGCCGCAACAAAAGCGCTCCTCGCAACAGCTACGAAGACTACGATGAACGAGCGATCTCTACTTTAAGGCA TTCCCATACGAACGATTTCTTGAGAGAATGCCAGGGAACAGCAATGATTGAAAGCGAATCAGGAAAGGTGCGTTCAAAGTTAAACGATCGAGAGAAACGACAGGCTGCTCTACCAATCTTAATTTTCGGGATGGAACTGGTGGAGTTGATCTATTCGCGACAGTTCACTGATCGTGAAGAAGGACTTGTGAGACTTCGAAGTATTCTGAAGCGTGACGGCGAGGACGTTCACTCGACGGGTCCCGGTAAGATATGCCGAAGTGCTACCCTGTTGCTTCATCGTGGTGTCCGGGATGCGGTGTTTTCCGTATTTAGTCAAGCGACTGAAACCGTAAGGGTATTATTCATGGAATTTGTGCCAAACCG TGTTTCGCCTAGCGAAGTTTCTCGATCGGTTGATCGACTTTTACCGGAGTTGTTATCTAAAAGTGGGGACCCATCGGCTAGGGTACATACGCTAGCTCAACATACGATTTTGAGTATCGCGGCATGTCAAGAGGTAAGAGATCAACATCTGATCGCTCCAGCCTTGTCCAGGCCAGTTGGAAGCGGAACGCATCCACGTTTGGCTCTCAGCCGTATGCAGATGTTGGAACAGTTAGTTCTTAGTCAAGGAATCTCCAGCGATAAACAGAGTGGTTTGGCATGTAGGACACTGTCCGAATCGGGGTGCTCTGGAATTCATCATCCAGCGGAATCGGTTAGAAAGGTTGCCGAACGTGTGCTTCTCTTAGTTTATAAGGTAAATCCTAGGTTGGTGAGGAAGCAGTTGCCTCCAGATGATGATATTACTCGAAGAAACCTACTTTACAGACAACTGTTTACGGAGTTTGATAAAATAGATCTACAG CGAAAAAAAGAAATGTTAGAAAGCAAACAATTCAGCGGACCGACAACGTTCGCAGGCATTTGCTCTCCACCAATGTCGAACAGCTCGAAGAATTCACCACCGGTAGAAATTCGTAGTCGAGGGCTACGACATGACAGTGCAGGAGGAGGCGGGCGATCGATTGTCAGTTTTTCCGACGGTATTCACTCTAGTTGGCAATCAGAACTCAGTTCATTGAAATTGCAGGATTCCAACTCTAGTCCGGTACGACGTCCAGATTCGGCCGGAATCATCAAAAGCAAAAGTGGTCACGCAATTGGTCACCATCATCACTGGTCTGGCGAAGATAGGTTCGAAAGTTCCTACTACGAGAAGCCGGACTGCAACGGGAAGGATTTGGATGGGAAAATGAAGCAAACTTTGAGTCAACCGAAAACAATGATTTATGACAGTATTACAGGATTCATGGGCTCGGAAAATGGCGGCGCTAGTTCGAGGAAGAGTTCGAACTCGGATTCGTTTGAGGGAAGCGATAATGAGAT ACGTTGTCCATTTTGTGACTGGATTTGTCACGGTGATCCTACTCAGCTAGATAAGCACTATTGGAAGTCTTGCCCAGTGCTGACTAAGTGCCCACAGTGCAGTCAGATACTGGAGGTAGCGGCATTGACACCTCACTTAATTA ACGAATGCGAAGCAAAAACTAGCTACGTGACCTGCGAACGTTGTACGGAGTCGGTTCATAAAGATCTGTACGAATATCATATGATGGAGGACTTTTGCCGAG AACTAACAACTGGAGCCGCTCGGTGCCCACTATGCCATGACGATGTGTTGTTGCCTTTGGACGGAGGATGGAAACGTCATCTGCTCAGCCGTTCGGGCTGTTTGGGAAATTCTCGTAGGCGTGCTAAAGTTTAA
- the LOC131431015 gene encoding centrosomal protein of 104 kDa isoform X2: protein MAKKIPFKVVFASDEDSEYPASELNSHSPTVHGWRSNLTSPVSPKEIVLRFFNPARIVRIQVLAHQYYIPERIELWLHYSSKSAPSTPSSQSFDYMGFVALSDNSSTNYASRELQSVTVAPKVGSHLKLRLGPPFQNRFNENNQVALLAINILGEELSNEELASIQSNSALLNVTPTNVETLTNTLASACDDLSYSMYVEESICDVVRKMETLKLQAVQDERFEYARKLKLCMTALRTAGERLGRYALAKRQAVQQEDFSTARLRKEQIEMYRKAVFDQLKVDTLLQNDKSMTSNDSCSELYASKPTLPSPPSLQDVASALSESSLPIMAEVAVKQQSLLDTIDSMTTSSAASTSALSKTVEVPTCKSQHNLTRPEDIPNSPLLSHKGRSPMRSPTNTGSLRRRNKSAPRNSYEDYDERAISTLSSHTNDFLRECQGTAMIESESGKVRSKLNDREKRQAALPILIFGMELVELIYSRQFTDREEGLVRLRSILKRDGEDVHSTGPGKICRSATLLLHRGVRDAVFSVFSQATETVRVLFMEFVPNRVSPSEVSRSVDRLLPELLSKSGDPSARVHTLAQHTILSIAACQEVRDQHLIAPALSRPVGSGTHPRLALSRMQMLEQLVLSQGISSDKQSGLACRTLSESGCSGIHHPAESVRKVAERVLLLVYKVNPRLVRKQLPPDDDITRRNLLYRQLFTEFDKIDLQRKKEMLESKQFSGPTTFAGICSPPMSNSSKNSPPVEIRSRGLRHDSAGGGGRSIVSFSDGIHSSWQSELSSLKLQDSNSSPVRRPDSAGIIKSKSGHAIGHHHHWSGEDRFESSYYEKPDCNGKDLDGKMKQTLSQPKTMIYDSITGFMGSENGGASSRKSSNSDSFEGSDNEIRCPFCDWICHGDPTQLDKHYWKSCPVLTKCPQCSQILEVAALTPHLINECEAKTSYVTCERCTESVHKDLYEYHMMEDFCRELTTGAARCPLCHDDVLLPLDGGWKRHLLSRSGCLGNSRRRAKV, encoded by the exons ATGGCCAAGAAGATACCATTCAAAGTGGTGTTTGCCTCAG ATGAGGACTCTGAGTATCCTGCTAGTGAGTTGAACAGTCACAGCCCGACGGTGCACGGATGGCGTTCGAATCTCACCAGCCCGGTGTCaccaaaagaaattgttttgcgATTCTTCAACCCAGCCCGGATAGTGCGAATACAGGTGCTGGCACATCAGTACTATATTC CGGAACGCATCGAGTTGTGGTTACACTATTCATCGAAGAGTGCGCCAAGTACTCCGTCCAGTCAGAGCTTTGATTATATGGGCTTCGTGGCGCTGTCCGATAACTCGAGTACCAATTATGCTTCTCGTGAGCTGCAAAGTGTTACGGTCGCACCAAAAGTAGGTTCGCATTTGAAACTGCGACTGGGACCTCCGTTTCAGAATAGGTTCAACGAAAATAATCAAGTGGCACTGCTCGCTATAAACATTCTGGGCGAAGAACTATCGAATGAGGAGTTAGCGTCGATTCAGTCCAACTCAGCGCTTCTCAATGTTACGCCAACGAACGTTGAAACACTTACCAATACACTAGCTTCGGCATGTGACGATTTATCGTACTCGATGTATGTAGAGGAGAGTATCTGTGATGTAGTACGAAAGATGGAAACATTGAAGCTGCAAGCTGTGCAAG ATGAACGTTTCGAATATGCACGGAAACTGAAACTATGCATGACAGCATTGCGAACAGCAGGTGAACGGCTTGGTCGGTATGCTCTAGCGAAACGTCAAGCAGTTCAGCAGGAAGACTTCAGTACAGCTCGTCTCCGCAAAGAGCAAATCGAAATGTATAGGAAAGCCGTTTTCGATCAATTGAAGGTAGACACTCTCCTACAGAATGATAAGAGTATGACAAGTAACGATTCCTGTTCGGAATTGTATGCATCTAAACCGACGCTGCCTTCACCTCCCAGCTTACAAGATGTAGCAAGTGCTTTATCCGAGAGTTCCTTGCCAATCATGGCAGAGGTAGCTGTTAAACAACAATCGTTATTAGATACGATCGATTCGATGACCACTAGTTCAGCCGCTTCTACTTCAGCACTGagtaaaacagtggaggtgccaACCtgtaagtctcagcataacctTACCAGACCTGAAGATATTCCGAACTCGCCTCTGTTGAGCCACAAGGGGCGCAGCCCAATGCGTTCGCCTACCAATACGGGCTCGTTGCGTCGCCGCAACAAAAGCGCTCCTCGCAACAGCTACGAAGACTACGATGAACGAGCGATCTCTACTTTAAG TTCCCATACGAACGATTTCTTGAGAGAATGCCAGGGAACAGCAATGATTGAAAGCGAATCAGGAAAGGTGCGTTCAAAGTTAAACGATCGAGAGAAACGACAGGCTGCTCTACCAATCTTAATTTTCGGGATGGAACTGGTGGAGTTGATCTATTCGCGACAGTTCACTGATCGTGAAGAAGGACTTGTGAGACTTCGAAGTATTCTGAAGCGTGACGGCGAGGACGTTCACTCGACGGGTCCCGGTAAGATATGCCGAAGTGCTACCCTGTTGCTTCATCGTGGTGTCCGGGATGCGGTGTTTTCCGTATTTAGTCAAGCGACTGAAACCGTAAGGGTATTATTCATGGAATTTGTGCCAAACCG TGTTTCGCCTAGCGAAGTTTCTCGATCGGTTGATCGACTTTTACCGGAGTTGTTATCTAAAAGTGGGGACCCATCGGCTAGGGTACATACGCTAGCTCAACATACGATTTTGAGTATCGCGGCATGTCAAGAGGTAAGAGATCAACATCTGATCGCTCCAGCCTTGTCCAGGCCAGTTGGAAGCGGAACGCATCCACGTTTGGCTCTCAGCCGTATGCAGATGTTGGAACAGTTAGTTCTTAGTCAAGGAATCTCCAGCGATAAACAGAGTGGTTTGGCATGTAGGACACTGTCCGAATCGGGGTGCTCTGGAATTCATCATCCAGCGGAATCGGTTAGAAAGGTTGCCGAACGTGTGCTTCTCTTAGTTTATAAGGTAAATCCTAGGTTGGTGAGGAAGCAGTTGCCTCCAGATGATGATATTACTCGAAGAAACCTACTTTACAGACAACTGTTTACGGAGTTTGATAAAATAGATCTACAG CGAAAAAAAGAAATGTTAGAAAGCAAACAATTCAGCGGACCGACAACGTTCGCAGGCATTTGCTCTCCACCAATGTCGAACAGCTCGAAGAATTCACCACCGGTAGAAATTCGTAGTCGAGGGCTACGACATGACAGTGCAGGAGGAGGCGGGCGATCGATTGTCAGTTTTTCCGACGGTATTCACTCTAGTTGGCAATCAGAACTCAGTTCATTGAAATTGCAGGATTCCAACTCTAGTCCGGTACGACGTCCAGATTCGGCCGGAATCATCAAAAGCAAAAGTGGTCACGCAATTGGTCACCATCATCACTGGTCTGGCGAAGATAGGTTCGAAAGTTCCTACTACGAGAAGCCGGACTGCAACGGGAAGGATTTGGATGGGAAAATGAAGCAAACTTTGAGTCAACCGAAAACAATGATTTATGACAGTATTACAGGATTCATGGGCTCGGAAAATGGCGGCGCTAGTTCGAGGAAGAGTTCGAACTCGGATTCGTTTGAGGGAAGCGATAATGAGAT ACGTTGTCCATTTTGTGACTGGATTTGTCACGGTGATCCTACTCAGCTAGATAAGCACTATTGGAAGTCTTGCCCAGTGCTGACTAAGTGCCCACAGTGCAGTCAGATACTGGAGGTAGCGGCATTGACACCTCACTTAATTA ACGAATGCGAAGCAAAAACTAGCTACGTGACCTGCGAACGTTGTACGGAGTCGGTTCATAAAGATCTGTACGAATATCATATGATGGAGGACTTTTGCCGAG AACTAACAACTGGAGCCGCTCGGTGCCCACTATGCCATGACGATGTGTTGTTGCCTTTGGACGGAGGATGGAAACGTCATCTGCTCAGCCGTTCGGGCTGTTTGGGAAATTCTCGTAGGCGTGCTAAAGTTTAA